A genomic segment from Diospyros lotus cultivar Yz01 chromosome 5, ASM1463336v1, whole genome shotgun sequence encodes:
- the LOC127802770 gene encoding protein RMD5 homolog, whose product MELNTIRDAFDRVVKKQKLSISKFHDVIDQVGREIDDSLSNIQSINDPASPDLKSILADLKNKLKVKAIHNQLEGSQKELNTHLSKYLKFLEKIFNPEISKACINVDFDTHIVNHIIASHFYHVGLFDVADCLINEAGEPEAISLKSRFLELHQILEATRNRNLEPALNWVSTQREKLKQVGSDLELKLHRLQFVEILQRQSQADALNYARTCLTPFASLHMDEVQKLMGCLLWAGKLERSPYSKLLSPSHWESFTEELTWQFCSFLGQSHKSPLSVAVDAGIEGLPTLLKLVNVMAVKKQEWQAMKQLPVPVDLGKEFQFHSIFVCPVSREQGSDENPPMLLPCGHVLCKQSIMKMSKSSTRPFKCPYCPVEATVTRCRQLYF is encoded by the coding sequence ATGGAACTGAATACCATTAGAGATGCATTTGATCGTGTTGTTAAGAAGCAGAAGTTGTCTATTTCTAAATTCCATGATGTAATAGACCAAGTTGGCCGTGAAATTGATGATTCATTGTCAAATATTCAGTCCATCAATGACCCAGCATCTCCTGATCTGAAGTCCATTCTTGCGGATCTTAAAAATAAGCTTAAAGTTAAAGCAATTCACAATCAGCTAGAGGGATCACAGAAGGAGCTAAACACACACCTAAGCAAGTACCTGAAATTCCTAGAGAAAATTTTCAATCCTGAGATTTCCAAAGCATGCATAAATGTGGACTTTGATACACACATAGTGAACCATATCATTGCAAGTCATTTTTACCATGTAGGTTTGTTTGATGTTGCGGACTGCTTAATAAATGAGGCTGGGGAACCAGAGGCCATTTCCCTTAAGTCTCGGTTCTTAGAGTTGCATCAGATATTGGAGGCTACAAGGAATAGAAACCTTGAGCCTGCTCTGAACTGGGTCTCTACCCAACGTGAAAAACTCAAGCAAGTTGGTTCAGATCTTGAGTTGAAACTTCACCGCTTACAGTTTGTGGAGATTTTGCAGAGACAAAGCCAAGCAGATGCTCTGAACTATGCTCGGACTTGCCTTACTCCATTTGCTTCCCTTCACATGGATGAAGTCCAGAAGCTCATGGGTTGCCTCTTGTGGGCAGGAAAACTTGAGAGGTCCCCTTATTCCAAGTTGTTGTCCCCAAGCCATTGGGAAAGTTTTACCGAGGAGCTAACGTGGCAGTTCTGCAGTTTCTTGGGGCAGTCACATAAGAGCCCATTGAGTGTGGCTGTTGATGCTGGAATTGAAGGATTGCCTACACTCTTAAAGCTGGTGAATGTAATGGCTGTAAAGAAGCAGGAGTGGCAGGCTATGAAGCAGTTGCCAGTGCCGGTTGATTTGGGTAAGGAATTCCAGTTCCACTCTATATTTGTCTGTCCAGTTAGTAGGGAACAAGGCAGTGATGAGAACCCGCCTATGCTATTACCGTGTGGGCATGTCCTTTGTAAGCAATCTATTATGAAAATGTCCAAAAGCAGCACACGCCCATTTAAGTGTCCATACTGCCCTGTTGAGGCTACGGTCACACGATGTAGGCAGCTCTATTTCTGA